Genomic DNA from Taurinivorans muris:
CGGTGAAAGCGAGGATTTTCGTTATCATGGCAAACGCCGTCTGCGTATTGCCGGCACGGAAAAAAAGCCATAAAACGCAAACGGCGTGAAAAGTGAGAAACCATGAGAAAAAGGCATATGTTTTTGCAAAAAAGCCATTTTTAAGCATTGCCTTGCAAGGATTGTACCTTGTCCATGCATGATTGAAAACAAGTCCCAATCCATGCGCCATTCCCCAGATGAGGAAGCGCAGATGCGAACCGTGCCAAAGCCCCCCAAGAGTCATGGTAATAAACAGGTTTATGTATTTATTGCCTTTTCTGTTTCCTCCGAGGCTGAAATACACATAATCGCGCAGCCATGCTGAAAGACTGATATGCCACCGGTGCCAAAATTCTTTAAGGCTTGTGGCAAGATAGGGAGCATTGAAGTTTTGCGGAATTTTAAAGCCGATGAGCCGTCCGATACCGATGGCTATATCCGTATAGCCCGAAAAATCGCAGAAAATCTGCATCGCATAGGCATACATGGCGACAAGCACGGTTTCGGAGCTGTAAAATTCCGGGCTTTGAAAAACATCGCGCACGATGTGTTCGGACAAATAGCTCGCCAGCACAACTTTTTTGAACAGACCGCTTAAAATGTAACTGAATCCCTCGGCAATATCCCGATTGATAAGTTTTTTTTCGAGTTGTTCGTATTCCTCGTCACTCCCTGCCGGACTGTCTTCCATAAGCTGCGGAAAAAACTGGCTGCTCCGCATAATGGGACCTGAAAGGACAACGGGAAAAAAGGAAACAAAAAGAAGCACATCAAGAAAAGTCATGGGTTTCAGGGCGGTATCCCTGTATCTGTCAATGGCATAGGACATGCCCTGGAAAATATAAAAGCTCAGCCCCACGGGCAGCAATATGTCCATGTCGGGCAAAAGAAAAATCAGGCTTATCTGCAATCCCGCGGAATTGATCAGCTGTTCCGCGCTTAAAATTAAAAATTCATAATATTTGAAAAAGCCTAAAATCAGTATTTGCAGAAGAACGGCAATACCGATGACGCCGCGGCGGAAGGCGTGTTTTTTGAGAGGG
This window encodes:
- a CDS encoding MBOAT family O-acyltransferase produces the protein MNFVTFQFAIFFLFVLILLSLRINTLKTHKTLLLGINIAFYSFAGVQFLPLLLIVAFINYYSAVLTNSHPLKKHAFRRGVIGIAVLLQILILGFFKYYEFLILSAEQLINSAGLQISLIFLLPDMDILLPVGLSFYIFQGMSYAIDRYRDTALKPMTFLDVLLFVSFFPVVLSGPIMRSSQFFPQLMEDSPAGSDEEYEQLEKKLINRDIAEGFSYILSGLFKKVVLASYLSEHIVRDVFQSPEFYSSETVLVAMYAYAMQIFCDFSGYTDIAIGIGRLIGFKIPQNFNAPYLATSLKEFWHRWHISLSAWLRDYVYFSLGGNRKGNKYINLFITMTLGGLWHGSHLRFLIWGMAHGLGLVFNHAWTRYNPCKAMLKNGFFAKTYAFFSWFLTFHAVCVLWLFFRAGNTQTAFAMITKILAFTEEGDGYPLLVPIAVLLTMLMQVIGKHCFSGFAFILEKLCFPFKAALIALICAIILKLGPDGVLPFIYFQF